From Ipomoea triloba cultivar NCNSP0323 chromosome 5, ASM357664v1, the proteins below share one genomic window:
- the LOC116019437 gene encoding auxin-binding protein ABP20-like, whose protein sequence is MFLHTLFILSLLLGSSHALDFCVADLSLPPGPAGYPCKKSASVTVNDFVFSGLAAAGNTTNIIKAAVTPGFDAQFPGVNGLGLSMARLDMAVDGVIPLHTHPGGSEILVVTQGTICAGFISSFENTVYVKQLNKGDVMVFPQGLLHFQINSGDGVATAFVTFSSPNPGLQITTFALFKNDLPTETVNAVTFLDVAQIKKLKGVLGGTN, encoded by the coding sequence ATGTTTCTCCACACCCTCTTCATCTTATCCCTCTTGTTGGGCTCCTCCCACGCCTTAGATTTCTGCGTAGCCGACCTGTCGCTGCCGCCGGGGCCGGCGGGCTACCCATGCAAGAAGTCCGCATCGGTGACCGTCAATGACTTCGTGTTTTCGGGCCTAGCAGCGGCCGGGAACACAACAAACATCATCAAGGCCGCCGTGACCCCGGGCTTTGACGCCCAATTCCCAGGCGTGAACGGGCTCGGGCTGTCCATGGCCCGGCTCGACATGGCGGTGGACGGCGTCATTCCGCTCCACACGCACCCCGGAGGGTCGGAGATCCTCGTCGTCACCCAAGGGACAATCTGTGCCGGATTCATATCCTCCTTCGAGAATACGGTATACGTGAAGCAACTTAACAAAGGGGACGTCATGGTTTTCCCACAAGGCCTTCTGCACTTCCAGATAAACTCCGGCGACGGCGTAGCCACCGCTTTTGTCACCTTCAGTAGCCCAAACCCTGGCCTCCAAATCACGACCTTCGCGTTGTTTAAGAATGATTTGCCGACAGAAACCGTGAATGCCGTCACATTCCTCGACGTGGCCCAAATCAAGAAGCTCAAGGGTGTCCTCGGCGGCACCAATTAG